One genomic segment of Vagococcus intermedius includes these proteins:
- the selA gene encoding L-seryl-tRNA(Sec) selenium transferase, which translates to MRKKSGKEKGEEVTKSNLALLPSVSELLKQPQMAYYQTVIGQLLLIEVIRESINLKRQLFLLGNTKVLATTKEENIHNLMIEISRKVKEKQTVNLKRVINATGIVLHTNLGRAILPRKVQENIVQVTSGYTNLEYDIDKGQRGSRYDHLLTIIKELTGAEDALVVNNNAAAVLLVLDTLAKNKEVIVSRGELVEIGGSFRIPNVIQASGCILKEVGTTNKTHYYDFEEIATENTGAILKVHTSNYKIIGFSQMVESKKLANLAASKGIPYVEDLGSGLFIDLSPYGLSHEATVNETIRAGADIVTFSGDKILGGPQAGIIIGKKHYINQIKKNQLTRCLRVDKMVLGALEATFKLYQDEAVALNAIPTLKMLTTSLRTLEITAENWQAQLEKKKLPIEINLFPVRSQVGGGAYPGDSLKSIALQLIPSDMSVNHLEHAMRMQDIPIITRIKEESILLDVRTISEEDWNYIVDSLVAIFHREGDS; encoded by the coding sequence TTGCGAAAAAAATCAGGTAAGGAAAAAGGTGAAGAAGTGACTAAAAGTAATCTGGCATTGTTACCTTCTGTAAGTGAGTTACTAAAACAACCCCAAATGGCTTACTATCAAACTGTTATTGGTCAACTATTATTAATAGAAGTAATTCGTGAAAGTATCAATTTAAAAAGACAGCTATTTTTATTAGGTAACACAAAAGTACTTGCTACTACTAAAGAAGAAAATATTCATAATTTAATGATTGAAATATCTCGTAAAGTTAAAGAAAAACAGACGGTTAATTTGAAAAGAGTGATTAACGCAACAGGGATTGTCTTACATACAAATTTAGGTCGAGCGATTCTACCCCGAAAGGTTCAAGAGAATATAGTTCAAGTTACATCTGGTTATACCAATCTAGAATATGATATCGACAAAGGACAGAGAGGTTCGCGTTATGATCATTTGCTAACAATTATTAAAGAACTGACAGGTGCAGAGGACGCTTTAGTTGTTAATAATAATGCCGCAGCAGTGTTATTAGTGTTAGATACACTGGCTAAAAATAAAGAAGTCATTGTCTCAAGAGGTGAGCTAGTTGAGATTGGGGGATCTTTTAGAATACCTAATGTTATACAAGCAAGCGGGTGTATTCTTAAGGAAGTTGGGACAACCAACAAAACACATTATTATGATTTTGAAGAAATCGCAACTGAAAATACAGGCGCTATTTTAAAAGTTCATACAAGTAATTATAAAATTATAGGGTTCAGTCAGATGGTAGAGAGTAAAAAGTTAGCAAATTTAGCAGCATCCAAAGGGATTCCTTATGTTGAAGATTTGGGTAGTGGTTTATTTATCGATCTGAGTCCATATGGTCTTAGCCACGAAGCGACAGTTAATGAGACAATTAGAGCAGGAGCAGACATCGTGACTTTTAGTGGTGATAAGATTTTAGGTGGCCCTCAAGCGGGGATTATCATAGGGAAGAAACACTATATTAATCAAATAAAAAAAAATCAATTAACTCGTTGTTTGAGAGTCGATAAAATGGTTCTGGGAGCTTTGGAAGCAACGTTTAAATTGTACCAAGACGAGGCTGTAGCGTTAAATGCAATCCCAACCTTAAAAATGCTAACAACCTCTTTAAGAACTCTTGAAATAACAGCTGAAAATTGGCAAGCACAGTTAGAGAAAAAAAAACTGCCGATTGAAATAAACTTATTCCCAGTTAGATCTCAAGTAGGTGGCGGTGCCTATCCAGGTGATTCTCTAAAGTCAATCGCCTTACAATTAATACCAAGTGATATGAGTGTGAATCACTTAGAACATGCTATGAGGATGCAAGATATTCCTATTATAACGAGGATTAAGGAAGAGTCAATTTTGCTAGATGTTCGAACTATTTCAGAAGAAGATTGGAACTATATAGTAGACTCTTTAGTTGCAATCTTTCATAGAGAAGGGGATAGTTAA
- the selD gene encoding selenide, water dikinase SelD, which yields MKEKLMICGGCNAKIGPGDLNKILTKIPQTTSERLLVGFDTSDDAAVLKMTDDLAIIQTLDFFPTMVSDPYLYGKIAATNALSDVYAMGGEVLSAMNIVCFPENYDLEMLGEILKGGAEKVKEAGGVLVGGHSIHDSTPKYGLSVTGLIHPDKILKNNNCQLNDNLILTKPIGSGIITTAYSVGEASEKAFLEATEAMQTLNKYAAEVIVDYDVNSCTDVTGFGLAGHLLEMLAGAYSANIYFDKIPYIMEAYECAKECLVTAGGQRNRNQFSNQVENITQEFAVEELIYDPQTSGGLLLSVTEKETDELLLALLDAGVSASLIGKVIEKNKVGITIYN from the coding sequence ATGAAAGAAAAACTGATGATTTGTGGTGGGTGCAATGCCAAAATTGGGCCTGGAGATTTGAATAAAATCTTAACTAAGATACCTCAGACAACTTCAGAAAGACTGTTAGTAGGTTTTGATACATCAGATGATGCTGCGGTTTTGAAAATGACAGATGATTTAGCAATTATTCAAACATTAGATTTTTTTCCCACGATGGTCAGTGATCCATATCTTTATGGGAAAATTGCAGCCACGAATGCTCTAAGTGATGTTTATGCAATGGGCGGAGAAGTGTTATCTGCGATGAATATTGTTTGTTTTCCGGAAAATTATGATCTAGAAATGTTAGGAGAAATATTAAAAGGTGGGGCTGAAAAAGTTAAAGAAGCAGGTGGTGTGTTAGTTGGAGGACACTCTATCCATGATAGTACGCCTAAATATGGCCTTTCTGTGACTGGATTAATTCATCCTGATAAAATTTTAAAAAATAATAATTGCCAATTAAATGATAACTTAATACTAACTAAGCCAATCGGGAGTGGGATTATCACAACAGCTTATAGTGTAGGAGAAGCCTCAGAAAAAGCTTTTTTAGAAGCGACTGAAGCGATGCAAACTTTAAATAAGTACGCAGCAGAGGTAATAGTAGACTATGACGTCAATAGTTGCACAGATGTGACCGGTTTTGGTTTGGCAGGTCATTTATTAGAGATGTTGGCAGGTGCTTATAGTGCCAATATTTATTTTGACAAAATACCGTATATCATGGAGGCATATGAATGTGCTAAAGAATGTTTAGTCACAGCAGGTGGACAACGAAATAGAAATCAATTTTCTAATCAAGTTGAAAATATAACTCAGGAATTTGCTGTCGAGGAGTTGATATATGATCCCCAAACTTCGGGAGGTCTGTTGTTAAGCGTAACAGAGAAAGAGACTGACGAACTTTTATTAGCTTTGTTAGATGCAGGGGTCTCAGCTTCATTGATAGGAAAAGTTATAGAAAAAAATAAGGTAGGTATTACTATTTATAATTAA
- a CDS encoding aminotransferase class V-fold PLP-dependent enzyme — MYYFDNAATTIKKPKQVGEAIFEAVTSEKVGNPARGAHSYSIDAFSAVYEARLKIASLFGASDELAVAFTQNATMALNIAIKGLIPSDCHVITTVLEHNSVLRPLYELSQRNVNLSFVNYDKDRQCLCYEEFEKLIQEDTRAIVCTQVSNVLGDIVNLEFISKLCQKYNLLFIVDGSQGAGLVPFNFDRLKVDAFCFTGHKSLYGPQGTGGLIVKSDSQIKGIVSGGSGNLSFSKKHPQELPDRLEAGTLNSHSLIGLSAGIDYVLDETPEKLWNQQIKLTSKMREVFKSMDSISLYGSDTQSIGTLALNIGQVNASDIAMLLWDEYRIAVRAGSHCAPLVHQTFKTIEQGMVRFSFSSFTTVEEIDYAIEAVDAIAKKIR, encoded by the coding sequence ATGTATTATTTTGACAACGCGGCAACTACCATAAAAAAACCTAAACAAGTTGGAGAAGCTATTTTTGAAGCTGTTACATCAGAGAAGGTAGGAAATCCAGCCAGAGGTGCACATAGTTATTCGATTGATGCTTTTAGCGCTGTCTATGAAGCGCGGTTGAAGATAGCTTCTTTATTTGGTGCAAGCGATGAACTTGCTGTGGCTTTTACCCAGAATGCAACAATGGCTTTAAACATTGCTATTAAAGGATTGATACCCTCGGACTGTCATGTTATTACAACTGTTTTAGAGCATAATTCGGTCTTAAGACCTCTTTATGAACTAAGTCAAAGAAATGTGAACCTGTCATTTGTAAATTATGACAAAGACAGGCAGTGTTTATGTTATGAAGAGTTCGAAAAGTTAATACAAGAAGACACACGAGCAATTGTTTGCACACAAGTCTCAAATGTTTTAGGCGATATTGTTAATCTTGAATTTATTTCTAAACTATGTCAAAAATATAATTTGTTATTTATTGTTGATGGCTCACAAGGAGCTGGATTAGTTCCCTTTAACTTTGATAGGTTAAAAGTTGACGCATTTTGTTTTACGGGTCATAAAAGTTTGTATGGTCCTCAGGGAACAGGAGGACTTATTGTGAAATCAGATAGTCAAATAAAAGGAATAGTATCAGGCGGGAGTGGTAATCTGTCATTTTCTAAAAAACATCCTCAAGAATTACCAGATCGTTTGGAAGCAGGCACCTTGAATAGTCATAGTTTAATAGGCTTATCAGCTGGAATTGATTATGTTCTTGATGAAACACCTGAAAAGTTGTGGAACCAACAAATCAAGTTAACTTCTAAGATGCGAGAAGTTTTTAAGTCGATGGATAGCATTTCATTATACGGCTCAGATACGCAAAGCATTGGAACTTTAGCGTTAAATATTGGTCAGGTTAATGCAAGTGACATTGCGATGCTGTTGTGGGATGAATATAGGATTGCTGTAAGGGCGGGAAGTCATTGTGCTCCCCTTGTTCATCAAACTTTTAAAACGATAGAACAAGGAATGGTTAGATTTTCTTTTTCAAGTTTTACAACGGTTGAAGAAATTGACTATGCTATTGAAGCGGTAGACGCTATTGCGAAAAAAATCAGGTAA
- a CDS encoding LysM peptidoglycan-binding domain-containing protein, producing the protein MSVKKLLVSTAVLGGVVAGGLFASEASADSIYTVKQDDSLSKISYRLNGDFSLVDQLATVNNIKNIDLIFVGQKLNLSVDGTIKPATQEDIATKPEVANPEEAVTVPEAQMEAVVEAGPTEKDVYTVAVEQQPVQEETYVAPVVEEQPVQEEAYVAPVVEEQPVQEEAYVAPVVEEQPVKEEAYVAPVVEEQPVKEEAYVAPVVEEQPVQEEAYVAPVVEEQPVKEEAPVSNVSGSDADAKAWIAMRESTNSYTAQNGYYYGKYQLGQNLLKYGTSPEGQERAADEYVSERYGSWSNAQQFWMSNNWY; encoded by the coding sequence ATGTCAGTAAAAAAATTATTAGTATCAACAGCAGTATTAGGTGGAGTAGTTGCAGGTGGATTATTTGCAAGTGAAGCTAGTGCGGATAGCATTTATACAGTAAAACAAGATGATTCTTTATCAAAAATTTCATATCGTTTAAATGGTGACTTTAGTTTAGTTGACCAATTAGCAACAGTGAATAACATTAAAAATATTGATTTAATTTTTGTAGGTCAAAAATTAAATTTATCAGTTGATGGAACAATTAAGCCAGCAACTCAAGAAGATATCGCGACAAAACCTGAAGTAGCAAACCCAGAAGAAGCAGTAACAGTACCTGAAGCTCAAATGGAAGCGGTAGTAGAAGCAGGTCCTACAGAAAAAGATGTATATACAGTTGCTGTAGAACAACAACCAGTTCAAGAAGAAACTTATGTAGCACCTGTTGTAGAAGAACAACCAGTTCAAGAGGAAGCTTATGTAGCACCTGTTGTAGAAGAACAACCAGTTCAAGAGGAAGCTTATGTAGCACCTGTTGTAGAAGAACAACCGGTTAAAGAAGAAGCTTATGTAGCACCTGTTGTAGAAGAACAACCGGTTAAAGAAGAAGCTTATGTAGCACCTGTTGTAGAAGAACAACCAGTTCAAGAGGAAGCTTATGTAGCACCTGTTGTAGAAGAACAACCGGTTAAAGAAGAAGCACCAGTTTCAAATGTAAGTGGTAGTGATGCCGATGCAAAAGCATGGATTGCTATGAGAGAATCAACAAATAGCTATACCGCTCAAAATGGTTACTACTATGGTAAATACCAATTAGGACAAAATTTATTAAAATATGGAACATCACCTGAAGGACAAGAACGTGCAGCTGATGAATATGTATCAGAACGTTATGGTTCATGGTCAAATGCACAACAATTCTGGATGTCAAATAACTGGTATTAA
- a CDS encoding DUF3343 domain-containing protein, giving the protein MLTYLVIVFDSTHYAIKTEKLMKQVNISGRLIPTPGNLRAGCGLSYKVDINLKKKVLTLLNEEIGQGYEVFEIKKSEKGTDSEQLTVLNEFN; this is encoded by the coding sequence ATGCTTACTTATTTAGTGATTGTTTTTGATTCGACTCACTATGCTATTAAAACGGAAAAATTAATGAAACAAGTGAATATTTCTGGCCGATTAATCCCGACACCTGGTAATTTAAGAGCGGGATGTGGCTTGAGTTATAAAGTTGACATTAATTTGAAAAAAAAGGTTCTGACTTTATTAAACGAAGAAATTGGACAAGGTTACGAAGTGTTTGAAATAAAAAAGTCTGAAAAAGGAACTGATAGTGAGCAATTAACCGTCTTAAATGAGTTTAATTAA
- the yedF gene encoding sulfurtransferase-like selenium metabolism protein YedF, whose amino-acid sequence MEKINCLGDACPLPVIKTKRALKKANKVEVLVDNLIATQNLVKMAEQLGGNVSVVKENDNLYHVFLLKEENSLVTDSDITDITIEESKYNYKKEQPYIVVCSSEMMGAGETELSKLLIKSFLYALTEQDVLPEKVLLYNKGIYLGLKDSETVADLHLLEQAGVDIMSCGLCADYYGVTDDIEVGTITNMYAIIENMRLYPVVKPS is encoded by the coding sequence TTGGAAAAAATTAATTGTTTGGGAGACGCTTGTCCTCTACCGGTTATCAAAACCAAGAGAGCTTTGAAAAAAGCGAATAAAGTTGAAGTCTTAGTTGATAATCTTATTGCGACACAAAATCTAGTGAAAATGGCAGAACAACTGGGGGGAAATGTATCAGTTGTGAAGGAAAATGACAATTTGTATCATGTTTTTTTACTTAAAGAAGAGAATTCATTAGTGACGGATTCGGATATTACTGATATTACTATAGAAGAATCTAAATATAATTATAAAAAGGAGCAACCTTATATCGTCGTTTGTTCCTCTGAAATGATGGGGGCAGGTGAGACAGAGCTTAGCAAACTTTTGATTAAAAGTTTTTTATACGCCTTAACAGAACAAGATGTCTTACCTGAAAAAGTTTTATTATACAATAAAGGAATTTATTTAGGGTTAAAAGACTCGGAAACAGTAGCTGATTTACATTTATTAGAACAAGCGGGAGTCGATATTATGTCATGTGGCTTATGCGCTGATTACTATGGTGTAACAGATGATATTGAAGTAGGGACGATAACAAATATGTACGCTATTATTGAAAATATGCGTTTGTACCCAGTGGTTAAACCATCTTAG
- a CDS encoding M20/M25/M40 family metallo-hydrolase has product MITNQLITKTVIAFQNYLYQTAFFLENEQQGLSQKVTSDFIKKELATLNLPIYPSSNTGFFAVLDSGKPGKTIALRSGLDRHLLNDTKVSYIDNDSTLHFENQMKNIATMLATAHILKSWQSDWTGKVIFIFEDSEKNGTGIFKMVQSLSKWPIDAIYGWHLTEKLESGTCSLTPGPVMRGKRRLSVDIENRGQERANALLAGSMIISELLSTCNNEVTHLDITQINTPVVPGTIPRLIRIKGRLSFLNAEEGITSLQQTKEIITKQADKYGCQIKYGPDIETGLNPVINNLKLTNNFKKSLLNLSEDSLAPDQSLNTANSFTRYRELAPSVMSLIGAASLQYEKKSNLMDEKLAKYSLATMLKLTTDFLN; this is encoded by the coding sequence ATGATAACCAATCAATTGATAACCAAAACGGTTATCGCTTTTCAAAATTATTTATATCAAACAGCTTTTTTTTTGGAAAATGAGCAACAAGGGCTATCGCAAAAGGTCACTAGTGATTTTATAAAAAAAGAATTAGCTACCTTAAATTTACCGATTTATCCAAGTTCAAATACTGGTTTTTTTGCTGTATTAGACAGTGGAAAGCCAGGTAAGACCATTGCTTTGAGAAGCGGACTTGATCGTCACTTACTTAATGATACAAAAGTATCTTATATAGATAACGACAGTACTTTACATTTTGAAAATCAAATGAAAAATATAGCGACTATGTTAGCAACAGCCCATATTTTGAAAAGTTGGCAATCTGATTGGACCGGTAAGGTCATCTTTATTTTTGAAGATAGTGAAAAAAATGGGACCGGTATTTTTAAAATGGTTCAAAGTCTATCAAAATGGCCAATTGATGCTATTTACGGCTGGCATTTGACCGAAAAGTTAGAATCAGGAACGTGTAGTTTGACTCCAGGACCTGTTATGAGAGGGAAAAGAAGATTGTCTGTCGACATTGAAAATAGGGGACAGGAGCGTGCTAATGCACTTTTAGCTGGATCAATGATTATATCAGAGCTATTGTCAACATGTAATAACGAAGTTACTCATTTAGATATTACACAAATCAATACGCCTGTAGTGCCGGGAACTATCCCTAGATTAATTAGAATTAAAGGGCGATTGTCCTTCCTTAATGCAGAGGAAGGGATAACTAGTTTGCAACAGACCAAAGAGATAATTACTAAGCAAGCTGATAAATATGGTTGTCAAATTAAATATGGACCAGATATAGAGACTGGTTTAAACCCGGTGATCAATAATCTTAAATTGACCAATAATTTTAAGAAAAGTTTATTAAATCTATCTGAGGATAGTTTAGCTCCAGATCAATCACTCAATACTGCTAATTCTTTTACGAGATATAGGGAACTAGCACCTAGTGTTATGTCTTTAATAGGAGCAGCTAGTTTGCAATATGAAAAAAAAAGCAATTTAATGGATGAGAAATTAGCTAAATATAGTCTGGCAACTATGTTGAAGCTTACTACAGATTTCTTAAATTAA
- a CDS encoding DUF5993 family protein — translation MDIIILFLMTSLFYMLIVKKDTSWKVIMLWFVLIILSLILFKLHATSTLPISL, via the coding sequence ATGGATATCATTATTTTATTTTTGATGACTAGTTTGTTTTACATGTTAATTGTCAAAAAAGATACATCTTGGAAGGTAATTATGTTGTGGTTTGTCCTTATTATTTTATCACTAATTTTATTCAAGCTTCACGCAACAAGTACATTACCAATTAGCTTATAG
- a CDS encoding disulfide bond formation protein B, whose product MNIGKFIKENIKFLGFWLAVAFIGAYILVISGSMGAQFILGELPCPLCVIQRYSMMLAVVGPIYIIVSTLKGEINIQKFAIGYGMSIIAACVGMISSVRQILLHISPEDPGFGGAFLGIHFYTWSLVTFFIVIVFCAANLIFADKLVPPADEITPFVGVAKLVVWVFFVIVIIAFIAMIFQQGFNFLLPDDPTEYQLFDLFK is encoded by the coding sequence ATGAATATTGGAAAATTTATTAAAGAAAACATTAAATTCTTAGGTTTCTGGCTAGCTGTTGCTTTTATCGGCGCATATATCTTGGTAATCAGTGGAAGTATGGGAGCACAATTCATTTTAGGTGAATTGCCATGTCCATTGTGTGTTATCCAAAGATATAGCATGATGTTAGCTGTTGTCGGACCTATTTATATTATTGTATCAACATTAAAAGGTGAAATTAACATCCAAAAATTTGCCATTGGATACGGTATGTCAATCATTGCTGCCTGTGTCGGTATGATTTCATCTGTTAGACAAATTTTATTACATATCTCACCTGAAGATCCTGGTTTTGGTGGAGCTTTCTTAGGTATCCATTTCTATACCTGGTCTTTAGTAACATTCTTTATCGTTATTGTCTTTTGTGCAGCTAACTTAATCTTTGCTGATAAATTAGTTCCACCAGCTGACGAGATTACACCTTTCGTAGGGGTAGCTAAACTGGTTGTTTGGGTATTCTTCGTAATTGTAATCATTGCCTTTATTGCGATGATTTTCCAACAAGGATTTAACTTCTTGTTACCTGATGATCCAACTGAATACCAACTATTCGATTTATTCAAATAA